One genomic region from Candidatus Cybelea sp. encodes:
- a CDS encoding manganese efflux pump, with amino-acid sequence MSAAFLKVLAIALALALDVFAVSVGVGVRGVTPQRRLRIGLAFACAEVSMNLLGAGIGLLAGRLIGDAAGYIGFAALIALGVYMAKESRSAAGAPQFDLSRGPGLLMASLAISLDSLGIGFSILYVGVPLPVSLIVIAIVSVVSTMLGLLIGRSLGRYAERNAAFVGGALLALTGIVFAALKALHAG; translated from the coding sequence ATGAGCGCCGCGTTTCTCAAGGTCCTCGCGATCGCGCTGGCGCTCGCGCTGGACGTCTTCGCGGTGAGCGTCGGCGTCGGCGTCCGTGGGGTCACGCCGCAGCGACGCCTGCGCATCGGCCTCGCCTTTGCCTGCGCCGAGGTATCGATGAACCTGCTCGGCGCGGGGATCGGGCTGCTGGCGGGGCGGCTGATCGGTGATGCCGCCGGCTACATCGGATTTGCGGCACTCATCGCTTTGGGCGTCTACATGGCAAAAGAGAGTCGCAGCGCCGCCGGCGCCCCGCAGTTCGACCTGTCGCGCGGCCCCGGGCTGCTGATGGCGTCGCTCGCGATCAGCCTCGACTCGTTAGGGATCGGGTTCTCGATTCTGTACGTGGGCGTGCCGCTTCCGGTCTCGCTGATCGTCATCGCGATCGTCTCGGTCGTGTCGACGATGCTTGGCTTGTTGATCGGGCGCAGCCTCGGACGTTACGCCGAACGCAACGCCGCCTTCGTCGGCGGCGCGCTGCTCGCGCTCACGGGCATCGTCTTTGCGGCACTCAAGGCGCTGCACGCCGGATAG
- the dtd gene encoding D-aminoacyl-tRNA deacylase → MRAVVQRVSAARVLVDGAIVGEIAAGLLALVSVGLDDDERDARSLAEKIVELRIFADEAGLMNRSLRETGGALLVVSQFTLHGDVRRGRRPSFVAAAREPQARRLYELVGSSAASLNVPVAYGKFGAKMTVELVNEGPVTILIDTKRAF, encoded by the coding sequence TTGAGAGCGGTCGTCCAGCGCGTTAGCGCAGCCAGAGTCCTCGTCGACGGGGCGATCGTCGGCGAAATCGCTGCCGGCTTGCTGGCCCTCGTGAGCGTTGGCCTCGACGATGACGAACGCGATGCCCGGTCTCTCGCCGAAAAGATCGTGGAACTAAGGATTTTCGCCGACGAAGCGGGGTTGATGAACCGTTCGCTGCGGGAGACGGGCGGCGCGCTTCTGGTCGTCTCTCAGTTCACTTTGCACGGCGACGTGCGGCGCGGAAGGCGCCCCTCGTTCGTCGCGGCGGCCCGGGAGCCGCAGGCGAGGCGCCTGTACGAGCTCGTTGGGAGCAGCGCCGCTTCCCTAAACGTCCCGGTTGCTTATGGGAAGTTTGGCGCCAAAATGACCGTCGAGCTGGTCAATGAGGGCCCCGTGACCATCCTAATTGATACGAAACGCGCCTTCTAA
- a CDS encoding proline dehydrogenase family protein codes for MFQKKFYFIARRFVAGETIAEALAVVRALNAEGMTATLDFLGEDVLTRDDALRTRDTYFEMLDAIGESGVASNVSVKLTAMGLLFDEALAKQNLIGLAEHARRNPDPFVRIDMEGSAVTDATLRVFRETFAEHKNVGEVLQAYLKRTPADVDEAIERQARVRLCKGAYNEPPEIAFKRMIDIRAQYLDLAKKLLLHGNYPGIATHDRRLIAAVKEFVGSEGIARDRFEFQMLYGCRPSVQRQIVADGYRLRIYVPFGTHWAGYFYRRVLERRENALFAVSSIFSR; via the coding sequence GTGTTCCAGAAGAAGTTCTATTTTATCGCGCGCCGCTTCGTTGCGGGCGAAACGATCGCCGAAGCGCTCGCGGTCGTTCGCGCGCTCAACGCCGAAGGCATGACCGCGACTCTGGATTTCCTCGGCGAAGACGTCCTGACGCGCGACGACGCGCTGCGCACGCGCGACACGTACTTCGAGATGCTCGATGCCATCGGCGAGAGCGGCGTCGCCTCGAACGTCTCGGTGAAGCTCACCGCGATGGGCCTGCTCTTCGACGAAGCCCTCGCCAAGCAAAACCTCATCGGCCTCGCCGAACACGCGCGGCGCAATCCCGATCCGTTCGTACGCATCGACATGGAGGGGTCGGCCGTCACCGATGCTACGCTGCGCGTCTTCCGCGAGACGTTCGCGGAGCACAAAAACGTCGGCGAAGTGCTGCAAGCCTATCTGAAGCGCACGCCGGCCGACGTCGACGAGGCAATCGAACGCCAGGCGCGCGTTCGCCTCTGCAAGGGCGCCTATAACGAGCCGCCCGAGATCGCCTTCAAACGAATGATCGACATTCGGGCCCAGTATCTCGATCTTGCGAAAAAGCTGTTGCTGCACGGCAACTATCCCGGCATCGCGACGCACGATCGCCGTTTGATTGCGGCGGTGAAAGAGTTCGTCGGAAGCGAGGGCATCGCACGCGACCGTTTCGAGTTTCAAATGCTCTACGGTTGCCGCCCCAGCGTGCAGCGGCAGATCGTCGCCGACGGCTATCGCCTGCGCATTTACGTGCCGTTCGGAACGCACTGGGCCGGCTATTTCTATCGCCGCGTGCTGGAGCGCCGCGAAAATGCGCTCTTTGCGGTCTCCTCGATCTTTTCGCGTTGA
- a CDS encoding ABC transporter permease subunit produces MRLRSPGPLFALAALALLAALIAPVLAVVAAMPPQTAFSLAGAAAGDAARVSLVASAGATLVATLLGVPAGYYLARRPARWRAAALFALALPLAFPPVASGLMLLYALGTNSPAGAWLALHGLSVPDSLFGVGVAEFFVSGSFVAIAATAAFGALDPIYADAARTLGSSEWRIFARVALPAASGSIGAGVAFAWLRAIGEYGATSIVAYHPTSLPVALYVALSASGVREALALCYAFVVLAAFVLAVAWLLRRGVVH; encoded by the coding sequence ATGAGGCTGCGCTCGCCAGGTCCGCTCTTCGCGCTTGCCGCCCTGGCGCTGCTGGCCGCGCTCATCGCGCCGGTGCTCGCGGTCGTCGCCGCGATGCCGCCGCAGACGGCATTTTCGCTGGCCGGCGCGGCCGCGGGCGATGCAGCGCGGGTCTCGCTGGTCGCCTCGGCGGGCGCAACGCTGGTTGCGACGCTCCTGGGCGTTCCGGCGGGCTACTACCTGGCCCGCAGGCCGGCCCGCTGGCGCGCGGCCGCACTCTTCGCGCTCGCGCTCCCCCTCGCGTTCCCCCCGGTCGCCTCCGGACTGATGCTGCTCTACGCGCTCGGCACGAACTCGCCGGCCGGAGCGTGGCTTGCGCTTCACGGTCTGTCCGTACCCGATTCGCTGTTCGGCGTCGGCGTTGCCGAGTTCTTCGTCTCGGGTTCGTTCGTCGCGATCGCGGCGACGGCCGCATTCGGTGCGCTCGATCCGATCTACGCCGATGCCGCTCGCACGCTGGGATCGAGCGAATGGCGCATCTTCGCGCGCGTCGCGCTCCCGGCGGCGTCGGGAAGCATCGGCGCGGGTGTCGCCTTCGCGTGGCTGCGCGCGATCGGCGAATACGGAGCAACGAGTATCGTGGCGTATCATCCGACCTCGCTTCCGGTCGCGCTCTATGTGGCGCTTTCGGCATCCGGCGTGCGTGAGGCGCTCGCTCTCTGCTACGCGTTCGTCGTTCTGGCGGCGTTCGTGCTGGCCGTCGCCTGGCTTCTGCGCCGAGGCGTCGTGCACTAG